One part of the Prochlorococcus marinus str. MIT 9313 genome encodes these proteins:
- the psbA gene encoding photosystem II q(b) protein, giving the protein MTTTIRSGRLSGWESFCNWVTSTNNRIYVGWFGVLMVPTLLAAAICFTIAFIAAPPVDIDGIREPVAGSFLYGNNIISGAVVPSSNAIGLHFYPIWEAASVDEWLYNGGPYQLVVFHFLIGICCWLGRQWELSYRLGMRPWICVAYSAPLSAAFAVFLIYPVGQGSFSDGMPLGISGTFNFMLVFQAEHNILMHPFHMIGVAGMFGGSLFSAMHGSLVTSSLIRETTETESQNYGYKFGQEEETYNIVAAHGYFGRLIFQYASFNNSRSLHFFLAAWPVICIWITSLGISTMAFNLNGFNFNQSVLDAQGRVVPTWADVLNRSNLGMEVMHERNAHNFPLDLAAAESTPVALIAPAIG; this is encoded by the coding sequence ATGACCACCACCATTCGCAGTGGTCGCCTCAGTGGCTGGGAGTCCTTCTGCAATTGGGTCACCTCTACCAATAACCGCATTTATGTGGGTTGGTTCGGTGTCCTGATGGTTCCCACGCTGTTGGCAGCTGCCATCTGCTTCACTATTGCCTTTATTGCGGCACCGCCGGTTGATATCGACGGTATCCGTGAGCCTGTTGCTGGCTCTTTCCTCTACGGCAATAACATCATTTCTGGTGCTGTTGTTCCTTCCAGCAACGCCATCGGCCTGCACTTTTATCCCATTTGGGAAGCTGCTTCTGTTGATGAGTGGCTTTACAACGGCGGTCCTTACCAGCTTGTTGTGTTCCACTTCCTGATCGGCATTTGTTGCTGGTTGGGTCGCCAATGGGAACTCTCCTACCGCTTGGGCATGCGCCCTTGGATCTGTGTGGCCTACAGCGCACCGCTGTCGGCAGCCTTTGCTGTTTTCCTGATCTATCCCGTTGGTCAGGGTTCCTTCTCGGATGGCATGCCTTTAGGCATCTCTGGAACCTTCAACTTCATGTTGGTGTTCCAGGCAGAGCACAACATCCTCATGCATCCCTTCCACATGATTGGTGTGGCAGGCATGTTTGGCGGCAGTTTGTTCTCCGCCATGCACGGTTCACTGGTGACCTCATCGTTGATTCGTGAAACCACCGAAACCGAGTCTCAGAACTACGGCTATAAGTTCGGCCAAGAGGAAGAGACCTACAACATCGTGGCTGCCCACGGTTATTTCGGTCGTCTGATCTTCCAGTACGCCAGCTTCAATAACAGCCGCAGTCTGCACTTCTTCCTGGCTGCCTGGCCGGTGATCTGCATCTGGATCACCTCACTGGGTATTAGCACTATGGCCTTCAACTTGAACGGCTTTAACTTCAACCAGTCGGTTCTCGATGCCCAAGGCAGAGTTGTACCAACCTGGGCTGATGTGCTCAACCGCAGCAACCTCGGTATGGAAGTGATGCACGAGCGTAATGCTCATAACTTCCCTCTCGACCTGGCAGCTGCTGAGTCCACACCTGTGGCTCTGATTGCTCCTGCGATTGGCTGA
- a CDS encoding YcjF family protein, protein MKLPALLINLVPRSPALIGRVALITGSFVLGQWVFTDVIHLPGGGLGLMVAGAGVWWLSRPSIPARFDAPDSVQGWIRRCKEVLDQFEDLEEGEDDVVALRQQRSEALDAVLQRSEPQKVSFVNSGEGSLEDHPDVQTAIAGSTPLSISWARPLSQTGESWVWPAALQEQDVLLYVLPLPLMAADLLWLERVPANQPIWLIVSWQDSSTWVDQLQALQAQLPQRLSGQVLRWTGNQDDLSEALAPVRRLLEHPQRNLEITRKRLLGSLHRNWQAELEQLRRQKFLGLQQRTQWLVAGAVFASPLPTTDLLAVAVVNGLMIKEMAGIWKCSLKPEVLQLAARQLAGAALAQGVVEWSGQALLGVAKLDGSSWLAAGTVQALSAAYLTRVVGRSMADWLALNSGVAEPDLEALKIQAPLLVAKAAEQERLDWSSFSQQGISWIKELARQPGASPNPA, encoded by the coding sequence GTGAAGCTTCCAGCCCTACTGATCAATCTTGTGCCTCGCTCCCCTGCCTTAATTGGCCGGGTAGCACTCATCACAGGATCCTTCGTCCTCGGTCAGTGGGTCTTCACTGATGTGATTCATCTGCCTGGCGGTGGTCTTGGCTTGATGGTTGCTGGTGCGGGCGTCTGGTGGTTGTCAAGGCCCTCAATACCGGCCCGTTTTGATGCACCAGATTCTGTGCAGGGCTGGATCCGTCGCTGCAAAGAGGTCCTTGATCAGTTTGAGGACCTAGAAGAGGGTGAGGACGATGTGGTTGCGCTTCGCCAACAGCGCAGCGAGGCCCTTGATGCCGTTCTACAGCGTTCCGAACCTCAAAAAGTTTCTTTTGTGAATTCCGGAGAGGGTTCTCTTGAGGATCATCCCGATGTTCAGACAGCCATTGCAGGATCCACTCCACTGAGCATCAGCTGGGCGCGGCCTCTCTCTCAGACAGGCGAGTCTTGGGTCTGGCCCGCAGCTCTACAAGAGCAGGATGTCTTGCTCTATGTCTTACCTTTGCCGTTGATGGCAGCAGACCTTCTTTGGTTAGAGAGGGTGCCAGCCAATCAACCCATCTGGCTGATCGTCTCTTGGCAAGATTCATCTACTTGGGTCGATCAGCTGCAGGCACTTCAAGCTCAGTTGCCACAACGCTTGAGCGGACAGGTGCTTCGTTGGACAGGCAATCAAGACGATCTTTCAGAAGCCCTTGCGCCGGTGAGACGTCTGTTAGAGCACCCTCAGCGAAATCTTGAGATCACGCGTAAGCGCTTGTTGGGCAGTCTGCACCGCAATTGGCAAGCCGAGTTAGAGCAACTTCGCAGGCAGAAGTTCCTTGGACTACAACAGCGCACTCAATGGTTGGTTGCAGGAGCTGTTTTTGCCTCTCCTTTACCCACAACGGATCTTCTAGCCGTGGCTGTGGTCAACGGCTTGATGATTAAAGAAATGGCGGGGATTTGGAAGTGTTCCTTGAAGCCAGAGGTTCTGCAGTTGGCAGCTCGCCAGTTGGCTGGGGCGGCTCTAGCCCAGGGAGTGGTGGAGTGGAGTGGCCAAGCTCTATTGGGCGTAGCCAAACTTGACGGCAGCAGCTGGCTTGCAGCGGGTACTGTTCAGGCGCTCAGCGCTGCTTACCTAACCCGTGTTGTTGGACGCTCAATGGCCGATTGGCTGGCATTGAACAGTGGCGTTGCTGAGCCGGATTTGGAAGCCTTAAAGATTCAGGCACCGCTGCTGGTTGCTAAGGCTGCAGAGCAGGAACGTCTCGATTGGTCAAGCTTTTCACAACAGGGAATCAGCTGGATCAAGGAGTTGGCTCGCCAACCAGGCGCCTCGCCGAACCCTGCGTAG
- the trpS gene encoding tryptophan--tRNA ligase, whose amino-acid sequence MQRPRVLSGVQPTGALHLGNWLGAIRNWVDLQSSHDTYVCVVDLHAITVPHDPERLAEESLSTAALYLACGMDPDLCSIFVQSQVSAHSELCWLLNCVTPLNWLERMIQFKEKSVKQGDNVSVGLLDYPVLMAADILLYDADLVPVGEDQKQHLELARDIAQQRINARFGSEEKPVLKVPDPLIIKEGARVMSLSDGRSKMSKSDPNEGSRITLLDPPELITKKIKRAKTDPQMGLQFGNPDRPEADNLLGIYAILSGRGRDAAAQECAEMGWGTFKPLLADATVSALEPIQHRYQQLMGDRIELIRVLDQGRTRAEETAQATLQRVRQALGFLIAS is encoded by the coding sequence ATGCAGCGCCCGCGGGTCCTTTCCGGCGTCCAGCCGACTGGTGCCCTCCATCTGGGTAACTGGTTGGGGGCCATCCGCAACTGGGTAGATCTTCAGAGCAGCCATGACACCTATGTCTGTGTCGTGGATTTACATGCCATTACCGTTCCGCACGATCCAGAACGTTTGGCCGAGGAGTCCCTCTCCACAGCCGCTCTCTACCTGGCCTGTGGGATGGATCCAGATCTCTGCAGCATCTTTGTGCAGAGCCAGGTTTCCGCCCACAGTGAGCTCTGTTGGTTGCTGAACTGTGTTACGCCTTTGAACTGGCTAGAGCGAATGATCCAGTTCAAAGAAAAGTCAGTCAAACAGGGGGACAACGTTTCTGTGGGACTGCTGGACTATCCGGTGTTGATGGCAGCAGACATTCTTCTTTATGACGCTGATTTGGTGCCTGTGGGCGAAGACCAGAAACAACATTTAGAACTCGCCCGTGACATCGCTCAGCAGCGCATCAATGCTCGCTTCGGTAGTGAAGAGAAACCTGTCCTTAAAGTTCCAGATCCCCTGATCATTAAAGAGGGGGCAAGAGTGATGAGCCTTAGCGATGGCCGCAGCAAGATGAGTAAAAGTGACCCCAATGAAGGAAGTCGTATCACACTGCTTGATCCGCCTGAACTGATCACAAAAAAAATCAAGCGGGCCAAGACAGACCCCCAAATGGGCTTGCAATTTGGCAACCCAGACCGCCCAGAGGCTGACAATCTGCTTGGGATTTACGCCATTCTTAGCGGCCGCGGAAGAGACGCAGCTGCCCAAGAATGCGCAGAAATGGGATGGGGAACCTTCAAGCCTCTGCTGGCCGACGCCACGGTGTCAGCCCTTGAGCCGATACAGCATCGTTATCAACAACTCATGGGCGACCGCATTGAACTCATCAGAGTTCTTGACCAAGGCAGGACAAGAGCGGAAGAGACCGCCCAAGCAACCCTTCAACGAGTCCGCCAGGCCCTTGGCTTCCTGATAGCCAGCTAA
- a CDS encoding glycoside hydrolase family 24 protein, with the protein MISLSVLMGTGQTLQAERIQLPKEHAFRVNVAYQSNESQKLHYLITPERRALLNTIRYAEGTWKEGKDLGYRTMFGGGVFEDLSQHPNRVVVKFYSSAAAGAYQFMPSTWMAVAKELNLPNFQPQHQDQAALHLVSKRGALKEIDSLGLTHSAMARLAPEWASFPNWAGNSSYGQPVKSHAELAKFYSANLRQLQQQALAS; encoded by the coding sequence ATGATCAGTCTGAGTGTTCTCATGGGTACTGGCCAGACCTTGCAAGCTGAACGCATTCAGTTACCTAAAGAACATGCTTTTAGGGTGAACGTTGCTTATCAAAGCAATGAAAGCCAAAAGCTGCACTATTTAATAACGCCCGAACGTCGAGCCCTTCTGAACACCATCCGTTATGCAGAAGGCACTTGGAAAGAAGGAAAAGACCTCGGATATCGCACAATGTTTGGAGGGGGTGTCTTTGAGGACCTCTCTCAACACCCCAATCGAGTTGTGGTGAAGTTTTACAGCAGTGCAGCAGCAGGGGCCTATCAATTCATGCCATCAACTTGGATGGCAGTAGCGAAGGAGCTGAACTTACCCAATTTCCAACCACAACATCAAGATCAAGCAGCGTTGCACTTGGTTAGCAAGCGCGGTGCTCTCAAGGAAATAGATTCTCTTGGTTTAACGCACTCCGCGATGGCTCGTCTTGCACCGGAATGGGCTTCGTTTCCTAATTGGGCTGGCAACAGCAGTTATGGACAGCCAGTCAAGAGCCATGCAGAGTTGGCAAAATTTTATTCAGCCAATTTGCGTCAACTGCAGCAGCAGGCCTTAGCAAGCTAA